AGCCAAGCAGGTGCGGCCGGAAATGATCGTTGTGCCGGAGGACAACCTCACGGTGCAGGAGCTGGCCGACATGCTCAGCGTGGAGAGCTCAGAGATCATCAAATCCCTCTTCTTCAAAGGGATCATTGCCACGGTCACCCAGACCCTGGACATGCCCACGATCGAGACCGTGGCCGAAGAATTCGGTGTGCCTGTTCTGCAGGACGACGTGGAGGAGGCGGCCAAGAAGACCGTCGAGATGATCGAGGAAGCCGATCGCGAGCACCTGATCCGTCGCCCACCCGTGGTCACCGTGATGGGCCACGTTGACCACGGCAAAACCAGCCTGCTGGACGCGATCCGAAAAGCGCGCGTTGCCGCAGGCGAAGCCGGTGGCATCACCCAGCACATCGGTGCGTATCAGGTCGAAGTCGAGCACAACGACCAGGCCCGAAAGCTCACCTTCCTGGATACACCAGGCCACGAAGCCTTCACCGCCATGCGTGCCCGTGGCACCAAGGTCACGGACGTTGCCGTGCTGGTGGTGGCTGCCGATGACGGTGTCCGTCCTCAGACCTTGGAAGCCATCAGCCACGCCCGTGCGGCGGAAGTGCCGATCGTGGTGGCGATCAACAAGATCGATAAGGAAGGTGCCTCTCCAGACCGCGTCAAGCAGGAGCTCTCGGAGCAAAACCTGCTGGCCGAGGAGTGGGGCGGCGATGTGGTGATGGTGCCGGTGAGTGCCATCAAGGGCGAAAACATCGACAAGCTCCTGGAGATGCTTCTGCTCGTCACTGAAGTGGAAGACCTTCAGGCCAACCCGGATCGCATGGCCCGCGGCACCGTGATCGAGGCCCACCTCGATAAGGCCAAGGGACCAGTGGCAACGCTGTTGATTCAGAACGGCACCCTGCGCACCGGTGATGTGGTGGCTGCAGGCCCCGTGCTCGGCAAGGTTCGAGCCATGGTGGATGACGCAGGTCTGCGCCTCAAGGATGCCGGTCCGTCCTGTGCCGTGGAGGCGCTCGGTTTCAGCGAAGTCCCCACCGCCGGCGACGAGTTCGAGGTCTATGCGGATGAGAAATCGGCAAGGGCCGTGGTGGGCGATCGTGCCTCCGATGCGCGTGCCACACGACTGGCCCAGCAGATGGCATCTCGCAGGGTGTCGCTCACCGCGATGTCAGGCCAGGCCAATGAAGGAGAGCTCAAGGAGCTCAACCTCATTCTCAAAGCTGATGTTCAGGGCTCCGTGGAAGCCATCCTCGGATCACTGGAACAACTGCCGAAGGACGAGGTCCAAGTTCGTGTCCTGCTTTCCGCACCAGGAGAAATCACTGAAACCGACGTGGACTTGGCCGCTGCGTCAGGCGCCGTGATCATTGGCTTCAACACGTCCATGGCATCGGGGGCCAAAAAGGCCGCTGATGCCAATGGTGTCGACGTTCGCGATTACGACGTGATCTACAAGCTGCTGGAAGACATCCAGCTGGCGATGGAAGGTCTACTCGAACCAGAACTGGTGGAGGAAGCACTGGGCGAAGCCGAAGTCCGCGCCGTGTTCACCATCGGCAAGAGCGCTGTGGCGGGTTGCTATGTCACCACTGGCAAACTGCAGCGCAACTGCAAGGTGCGCGTGCATCGCGGCAAAGAGATCGTTTATGCAGGCGATCTCGACTCGCTGCGACGCAACAAGGACGACGTCAAAGAGGTGGCCACAGGCTTCGAATGCGGGGTGGGAACCGATCGTTTTGCCAACTGGCAAGACGGTGATCGCATCGAAGCGTTCAAGATGGTCACACAGCGTCGCACGCTCACCACCTGATGATCACGCGCCGAGAGCCACTGCTCTGGCTCCAGTTGATGGCGGTCGCCGTCATTCCCCTGGAGCTCGAGCTGCTCAGGCTTCTGCTTGCAGGACCTGCACTGGGTCCAGCACCCGCTCTCGAGCGCCTTCTGATCTGGGGACTTGCGGTCATCGGACCAGGACTCCTGTTATGGAGACGTCCTGCGGACTGGGGCTCCATGCTCCTGGTGCGTCTTCCCCTGGCTGGGCGCAGTTCTGATCAACGACGCATCAGCGCACTGCCTCAGACGCTTGCCATGAAAGTGGCTCTTGTCCTGGGCATGGGACTGCTGCTGTTTAGCTTCTGGAGCATCGACCGATCGGCCCTGCTGGTGACACAGATGTCACCGCTGGTCGACGGCAGCCGACTCACGGCTCTTCTGCTTGCAGGGCCCCTGCTCACCTTGATGCTCTGGCAGTGGCAACAGCTCAGTCAGGCGATCTGGCTTCTCACCCGCTCGGACCAGGCCTTTGAGAACCTTCAGCCGATGAGCGAGGCGGAACTGCGTGATCGCACCATGTCATTCGGGCTGAACGTTCTGCAGTTGTCGGCCCTCGAGTGGCCAACCCCCCAAACCCCTGCGACAGCATTAACCCCCCCCACATCTATCGACAGCGAAGAGCCTACGGCTGATGCCAGTGAGGCAGCAGCACCGGAACTCGCTGATACGGCGAAAGAGCCCGAAGCCGTAGACCCCGAAACGTCATCATCCGTCAGCGCCGAAGAAGATGAGCCCGCGTTGGACGCAAGCGACGATTCGAGCACCAGTTCTGAAGCGGCGGCTGAACCAGACAACGCCAAACAGGAACAATCCGAACCGGAAGAGCCTGAAACAGAGGAGACGGACACGGACGATACCGAACTAGACCCTGCCGTGCCGGAGATCTTGGACAGCGCCGAAGACGCTGACGCCGAAGACGAACCCCACGAAACATCAGCATCCGTCAGCACCGAAAAAGACGAGCCCGCGTTGGACGCAAGCGATGATTTGAGCACCAGTTCTGAAGCGGCGGCTGAACCGGACAACGCCAAACAGGACGAATCCGAACCGAAAGGGCCTGAAACAGAAGAGCCTGAAACAGACGCGGAGGCCACATCAGAACCCACAACCACCACTGACGATGCTGAGTCGGTGAAATCAGCTGTCTCTGGATCGATCAAACCAGAGGAGGGAACCACAGACGACGACGGCTCCGACTTGGATGGCGAGGTCACTGATAACGACTTGATCCCCGGCGGAGAGGCGGAACGTCATCACGAAGAGACCTAAGCCACCAGAAGCGAACAACGCCAGCCAGAGCAAGCGGCGCAGCCCTCTCCAGGGCGTCCGCGATTCTTCCAACAGCCTTTTGCGCAAAGCGGGATCCAAGCGCTGATCTCCACCAGGTCCGTCGTTCAAAAGGATTTTGCGG
This region of Synechococcus sp. NOUM97013 genomic DNA includes:
- the infB gene encoding translation initiation factor IF-2, whose translation is MTSSGKVRIYELSKDLGLDNKDVLDAAEKLSIAAKSHSSSISESEAGKIRSLLKSGGGSKAAPAPAKPAPGKAILSVKKAADTPAAAPAKPTQPRPVADKPVAAPAAPNRATAQKPPARPPAPAKPAAPQAAAPPKTAPQKPVARQQTIVRQQPAQKPVERRTAAPQQPTPRPTAAPTPNRTASRPTAPPARPSAPAPAAKPRSTAPIRRAPADGARPSAPPPTRPQPKSPINRTAPPPQRPAKPELVGRPQPKRQGAPARPGAPARPGAPRPVPAGGQRPGAPQRPAGAQRPGAPSRPGSPAGRPGAGRPGSTLELVGKPIRRDGSGNRGDAGRPGAGQRGGAGVNRSAMPPGMRKPVAPGELMQLQKPTGRPAVPPPRRPDGTPVSPRGDGPKATPPVSRPNPPSPATAPRRPGFRPGAGPGGQRRPGRPDWDDSAKLEALRNRSPQKQRQKVHIIGENDDSLAAQTGGFAGEQENMVLSASLARPAKPKSQQRTTPKPVAAMRKRRKETARQRQRRRAMELRAAREAKQVRPEMIVVPEDNLTVQELADMLSVESSEIIKSLFFKGIIATVTQTLDMPTIETVAEEFGVPVLQDDVEEAAKKTVEMIEEADREHLIRRPPVVTVMGHVDHGKTSLLDAIRKARVAAGEAGGITQHIGAYQVEVEHNDQARKLTFLDTPGHEAFTAMRARGTKVTDVAVLVVAADDGVRPQTLEAISHARAAEVPIVVAINKIDKEGASPDRVKQELSEQNLLAEEWGGDVVMVPVSAIKGENIDKLLEMLLLVTEVEDLQANPDRMARGTVIEAHLDKAKGPVATLLIQNGTLRTGDVVAAGPVLGKVRAMVDDAGLRLKDAGPSCAVEALGFSEVPTAGDEFEVYADEKSARAVVGDRASDARATRLAQQMASRRVSLTAMSGQANEGELKELNLILKADVQGSVEAILGSLEQLPKDEVQVRVLLSAPGEITETDVDLAAASGAVIIGFNTSMASGAKKAADANGVDVRDYDVIYKLLEDIQLAMEGLLEPELVEEALGEAEVRAVFTIGKSAVAGCYVTTGKLQRNCKVRVHRGKEIVYAGDLDSLRRNKDDVKEVATGFECGVGTDRFANWQDGDRIEAFKMVTQRRTLTT
- a CDS encoding low-complexity tail membrane protein; translation: MITRREPLLWLQLMAVAVIPLELELLRLLLAGPALGPAPALERLLIWGLAVIGPGLLLWRRPADWGSMLLVRLPLAGRSSDQRRISALPQTLAMKVALVLGMGLLLFSFWSIDRSALLVTQMSPLVDGSRLTALLLAGPLLTLMLWQWQQLSQAIWLLTRSDQAFENLQPMSEAELRDRTMSFGLNVLQLSALEWPTPQTPATALTPPTSIDSEEPTADASEAAAPELADTAKEPEAVDPETSSSVSAEEDEPALDASDDSSTSSEAAAEPDNAKQEQSEPEEPETEETDTDDTELDPAVPEILDSAEDADAEDEPHETSASVSTEKDEPALDASDDLSTSSEAAAEPDNAKQDESEPKGPETEEPETDAEATSEPTTTTDDAESVKSAVSGSIKPEEGTTDDDGSDLDGEVTDNDLIPGGEAERHHEET